Below is a window of Mobula birostris isolate sMobBir1 chromosome 27, sMobBir1.hap1, whole genome shotgun sequence DNA.
caacacagagcatcattggaagtcattcctgcctgtgaccatcaaactttacaactcctcccttggacaccctgagccaataggctggtcctggccttatttcctggcataatttacatattactatttaactatttatagttttattactatttaattatttatggtgcaactgtaactgcaactgtttcccccgggatcaataaagtatgactatgattaaaaacagttactttcccgaagcagtaaggctgatcaacacctccacccactaacccacccctcaacacccccaaccaccactactttacaatttcctgtcagtcaccttatgtacagacactcctgtgcctagcgtcagtttatggacataaaatcaatctatgtatataagctgtctCATggatttgtatttattgtgttctttagctattgtgtttttttgtgtgtgctgcattggatccggagtgacaattatttcgttctcctttacatttgtgtactggaaataacattaaagaatcttgaatttgaacttgtctTTGTAGTTGGTGGACCCAGCCTTCTGTCCCTGCCACCCCCTCCCCCGGCTAAATCTCCCCCACCCCAGCTTCAGTGCGGGCTGGGGAAGTCACCAGTCTAACCCGCCGGGCATAGTGTCGTGTCAAAAAAAACCCGATTGCCAACTCGGGTCGGATTATCCGAGCATTGAGCacgtgctggggggggggggggagagtgagacagagagagagggaggggagggaaaaaggagtggggggagagagagagaatgtgtgtgtgacagagagatgcagagagcGGAGCTCCGGCGCACGGAGAGGCGGCGAGTGATGTACTTGCGTTGCGCGCCCGTGAACCAACCCCGCTACTCGCCGCTCCTTCTGCAATCCACCGACACGAGTCCCGGGTCACCGCCAGCGACAGATAGATAGCAATCACAGACGACAGCAACAACGACAAGAGAGCCAAACAAAAACGCCACAGGAATCCACCAGGAAGCGGCGGGCAGTCGAGAGTACTGGAAGATGTGAGTGAGCCACGGCGCGCTGAATGACTGGGAAGAGAGCGTCTGCATTGCTGCCGTCTCCAGCCCGCCAgcactctccctctcctcccgccAGCAGTCTGCTCGGAGCAGCGTCATGTCCCAGGTTATGCCTTACAGCGAAGAAAAGATTGCGCACTATGGCGACGCGGCGGAGGTGGGCCAGCCCCTCTTCACCTGCCGCCTTCAGGACACCGGCAATTTCTTCGGGTCCGCTCCGAGCAAGAGGGCGCCCAAGCTGGGCCAAATCGGCAGGAGCAAGCGGGGTAGGTGGCGGCGCTCTCCGGGAACCCCCTCGCGCCCTCAACCGTCGAACATTTCCCACCCCTCCCGCTGAATTCTGGCAACATTTCCGAGGGGGTAATCCTTGGGTGTGGGTCTAAGAGAGGGGATTGAGAATATCCCGCCGCTGTGTTGGCGGGGTGTGCAGAGGTGTGGGGGTTAATGTGGCTGCGTGAGGCATTCGAGTTCGGGTGATCCTCCTAAACCCCGTGCGTTGGGCGAACTCATTCCCCGTGCTCTGGTCGTTTGTGCGGCTCAGTGTGTTTAATTCATTCAGGGAATAAAAGAGTTAACACAGTAGgagcgtttggtggctctgggcttgtactcactggagtttagagcggggggggggttctcattgtaacctatcgaacactgaaaggcctaggtaaactgggtgtggagaggatgtttcctatagtgggggcgtcgaggaccagagggcacaacctcagaatcgAGGAatttccctttagaacaaagctgaggaggaatttctttagccagagggtggtgaatctgtggaattcatcgccacagacagctgtggggagcccaagtcactgggtgtatttaatgtAGAGGTTGTTAGGCTCTTGATTAggcagggtgccaaaggttatggagtgaggaggcaggataatggggttgagagggataataaatcagccgtgatggaatgaatggtgaatgatgggccaaatggcctaattctgctcctatgtcttatggtattaattgtctttctctcccccccccccccccacgtttcAGTTGTCATAGAAGATGACAGAATTGACGACGTGTTGAAAACTATGACAGAGAAATCCCCGCCTGGCGTTTAAACGAAACGACTCCGCGATGCGTTCGACAATAACCCTTAAAGCAAGTCTTTTGGTTAAAATGCAAGCAGTTTGAGACACTTTAAAAAGCTGTGCGCCGTGTTACTAAAACAGAAAACTATTGTATTTCACGCTTAGACACGAGGGTGAGCAGGGGAAGAGGGCCAGGTAAATGAGGTGAGGCTTAGCGTTGGTCCGCGGCTGTCGTCTATACGGACATTGTTTTAACCCCCCACGTTACAGCTTGTCTCTGGCGGACTGGCGAAAGCCAGCGAGCGGCTAAGCTTCGGGACGGGAGAATGTAGCAAGCACACCCGTGTGTATAATACATCAGTGTATCGTGTTGCTACCCGCCTGTAATTATGAATGGAGCGCCGTGTTGACATTTTCTTTACCGCGCGAACACTATAATACCGTGCACTTTGGATGTGAAACTTTATTtttattcccctccccctttattgcAACGTCGAGGAATgttaaaaataatattttttagGAATGAAGAGAATGTTTCTTTCTAATTTAAAACTTCCCGTGCAGCTTGAACCCCACCCCCTTGCTAAAATGCAGCCTGCTGAATTTAAAGTGGAAAGGGATATTTTATATATTAGGATTTATAAACGATATCCTACCGTGCAGTCATGACGTACCTTTGTTATCGTGCAGTCATCTACTTTCTAGAATGTATGAAGCGCCATCACAACAGTGCCAAATTTCTCGAGAATGCCAGCATTCGGCTATCAGTTTGTCTGTGCTCTTGGTGAATGTATAATTTAATGCTACTTGGCTGCCAGTTTTTATGTTAAAGAGACTAAATTTCCTTTCTTACTGGTGAGATAACAGCACCGCATGAACCTGTGTAAAACGCCTGGTGTGGCGGTTTCGTTCCTCACTATGAATCTTGTTTGCAACTTTGAACGGTAGACCTCGATATTTTAAATTCTTAATTGAATATATCGAAtgttgcatctctctctccataggGCTATACTACAAAGAATAATAAAAAGATAAACGAtatctatgtgtgtgtgagagagagtgttttCTGTGTGAGTAAGAGTGTTTGCATATATgtgctcgtgtgtgtgtgtgtgtttctgtatgtctgtgtatgtttgtgcatgtgtatttgtgtgtgtgtctgtgtgttcgtgtttctgcgtgtgtgtctgtgtatgcgcgtttctgtgtgtatgtgttcgaattgtaattggtttattattgtcacatgtacggagatacagtgaaaagtttgccgtgcattgaggtagaagaaGGAAAgtcaataacagaatgtagaataaagtgtaacagctacagagaaagtgcagataaACAGTTAGGTGCAAGATCATACCGAGTAGTTTGTCCGATCAAGAGTTCCTTTCATTCTAGCAAAGAACGGTTGCAAtatgtaagagaagtttggataggtacgtggatgggaggggtctgggGGCAATGCTCCAGGTGCGGGTGGAtgcgactaggcagaataacatttcAACATGGACTGGATAAGCCGattggcccgtttctgtgctgtagtgtctgtGACTCTCACCATTTACTAGTCCTGAAAGGTGTGCGCTGGAGGCTGGTTTTGAGCCTGCTTGATACGTGCTttcaggtgtgtgtgggtgtgtgagagagagagtgagtgtgtgtgagagagtgtgactgtgtatgtgtgtgtctgtgtgtgtgagagtgagtgtgtgtgtgtgagtgtgtaagtatgtgtgtgagtgtgtgtgcgtgcgcgcgcaCACAAATATGGGAAGGTACAGgcacagagaaacactgacttgcaacagcatcacagccAGGTACATTCAGAATGCACACGGAAAAGATATACATTTCTGTGTGGACACTGGATAGTAGCAATGAATTCGCATTGATAAGATATTGGTGAAGTCAGAAAGTGAGGTTAAAGGGGTTCTTTGCTGGATAACAGCTTATGAGGAGTGGCATTCCGCAGGTTTTTTTAGGCTACAATATTTCAGTGTATACGTTAATGATATTGATGAAAGAACTGGTGGCTGTTTGACAAAGTTTGCAGTCGGCACCAAAGACGGacagatagtgtgtgtgtgtgtgtgtgtgtgtgtgtgtgtgtgtgtgtgtgtgtgtctgtgtgtgtgttgtgtctgtgtgttatgtgtgtctgtgtgtggtatgtgtgtgtgtatgtgtgtgtgtctgtgtgttatgtgtgttgtgtgtgtgtctgtgtgtgtgtgtgagagtgtgtgtgtgagtctgtgtgtgtgtgttgtgtctgtgtgttatgtgtgtctgtgtgtgagtgtgtgtgtgtctgtgtgtgtgtgtgttgtgtttgtgtgtgtgtgtgtgttgtatgtgtgttgtgtgtgtattgtgtgtgtgtgtgtgagtgtgtgtgtgtgtgtgtgtgtgttaggaaTGTTTCTCGCATCAGTTTATTACGTGGTGAATTCCAGTAATCAGGTGAATTCGTGCgaggtgtgcgtgtgtgagacgAGTAAACGCGGGAGACCCACTGGAATCGACATTAACTATATAGATAAGAGATACCTGCATGCTGCACGACCCGGTGTGATTATAAGGCAATTGTAGCACAAACATTACATACTGACCCGGACCAGTTGGTCCGTGAACGAGAATGAACTGTTTACAAATCAGCAAGACCGTTCTTTAATATTACCCTGCTGCAGTGTGCGGCAATCCCGAAGAACATTCTCCTGCCATCCAATCCAGCGGTTAATTAAATCATAATTATTTTTATCTATATCTTCATGAGATAAATTCCGTGGCATTGTTTAAGTTAAATATGAACGAGTATGTCTTGTAATTTTGTGCAATAAATTAATCCTTTGGGCAGTCCCAAGATCTGCGAAGGAGCTGTTACTGTACGCTGCGTTATCCTTTCTTCACCGCTCCATCGGCTGAACGGTCAAAATGAGTGAAGTGCGGATTGATGTGTTTGCGTGGGGGTGGTGGCTGATTAACGGCGGAGTTAATTAGCGGATTTAGCAattagtctgtgtgtgtgtgtgtgtgagagagagagtggtgtgGTGTCCTATGTGCATGTGAGGCGTGTGATTGTGTGTGTacatggggtgattgataagtttgataagttcgtggcctaaggtagacggagtcaattttagaaaacctagcacatttatttttcaacatagtcccctcttatATGTACacgcttagtccagcggtcgtggagcatacgggtcccttctttgtagaagtccacagcaggggtgattgataggttcgtggcctacggtagaaggagatgagttatacagctctcgttacatgcacgtgcagttcaaccctttgagtgaaaatgcagaaagtttgaagtttctcctcatctccttctaccttaggccacgaacttatcaatcacctctcataAGTACGCGCGTGtgtggtgagagagagggagagaaagtgtgtgtgtggtAAGTGCTTGTGTAGTGTGTGAATTTGTATATGGTATGCGTGTGAGTTTGTGTAAAGTAGACATGCCTGTGTGTGCTTTATGCGTTACGGGTGTGAGCTGTATACGTGAGAGAGAACGCGTATCATCTATGTGTGTatctgatgtgtgtgtgtgtgtgcctgcttCTGTATGTGCGTGTGAATATCTGTGCGCGTGCGTGTGTCCGTGTGTCTATGCGCGcatttctgtctgtgtgtgtttgtgtgcgtctGTGATTGtaattgtgtgtctgtgtgtgtgtttgtgtgtctgtgtgtttttgTGTCTGTGCATGCCTGTGTATGTGTGACTTTGTGTgtctgcttgtgtgtgtgtgtgtgtgtgtgtgtgtgtgtgtgtgtgtgtgcgcgtgtgcgctcgtgtttgtgtgtctgttcGTGTGTATgtatctgagtgtgtgtgtgcctatCTATGTGtgttttgtgtttgtgtgtttgtgtgtctgtgcatgtgtatgtatgtgtgtgcgtgtgtatctgggtgtgtgtgtgtgtgtgtgtgggtaaaTGTACGTGTGTGTCCCTCATCTCCCACATGTGccagaggggaagggagggtgtgTGACAAGCCAGGGTGTCTCTCAATAGCGTTCCTCTAGAGCCGGTCTCGGAACCTCTGATATCCGGCCATCCGCGCGTTACTGCGGACAGTTCACGCCGAAGTTCTTCTCAGCTATCTGAAGGAAAGCTACCCCATAAAAGGTCTGATCAATCCCGCTTTCAACCTTAATATCGAGATAAAATTGTGGATATTAGCAAATTAAAGAATCCCCGTGTTCCCCTGTCATTAACGGAGTAGGCGCAATCTCTTTTGTTTCACATCGTATTGAAACTGGAAGGACAGAAATGCTCAGGACTGCTAAATGCACAGACGTTGAGAGATGGATCGTTCACGGTAGAAGCAAGATTTTAAAGCTGGAGCTTTTTGAACAGAGGGCTAAACTTTGGCAGTGAGTGAGGCTAGAATTATACAGACTGCTTATACTGTACGGGGGGagctggagtgtgtgtgtgtgtgtgtgtgtggtggggaggTGGCGGTGGGAATGTGGGGGAGCCGATGTTAGATTTTTGGAACCTTAGCCACACAGTGTAATTcacaaacacgagattctgcagatgctggaaatccagagcaacacacacacacacaaacagcaatttctgagatactcaaaccaccctgtctggcaccaacaatcattccacggtctaagacacttagatcacatttcttccccattttgatgtttggtctgaacgacaactgaacctcttgaccgtgtctgcatgcttttatgcattgagttgctgcaacatgattggctgatcagatatttgcattaacgagcaggtgtacaggtgtagctgataaaatggctgctgagtgtaggtattttaataataaatctactttcacTTTTAAATATCTTTCGTCCCAATGTTGATGCACTCTCTTGCCCGTGACATCAATGTGGAACACCAGACAACAttcttttaaggtgagtggaggaaagattAGGAGCAACGTCAGAGGTGTTTTTTCTTtacacacagagagtgagtggtaggggtgtggaatgcactgctggcagtgGATGAGGCTGATACATTGtggacatttaagagtctctcagatagacacatggagggttatgggctgcgtggtaagggagggttagattgatcatggaggaCATTAAAAGATAGACACAATattctcaaactccaaatgaagcagAGTCACTGGAACACACTCTCCATGACTGCTTCaatatgctggtcccaggacagatctccTGAGATGTTGTTGCCCAGGAACTATGAGCTGCTCACTCTTCCCACCAATGACCACTCAGTTTAGATGGGTGTCTCCCAATTTACccatcctgaagttcacaatcaattccttaatcttactgatgttgaatgcacgGTTGTTGTTGTGACGGCACTCAACCAGTCGGTCTAGCgaactcctgtacgcctcctcgtcaccactTGCGATTCTGCCCACAACAGCTGTGTCACTGGAGAAATTATAGATGGggtttgagctgtacctagccacacagtcatgggtgtagagagagtagagtagtgggctgagcacactAAAGGAAGGCGTCGAGTGTCAGCAAGGGGGAGATGGtacttccaatctgcactgattctgggctcccaatgaggaagtcaaggatccagttgcagagagaggtatagagacacacataaaagttgctggtgaacgcagcaggccaggcagcatctctaggaagaggtgcagttgacgtttcaggccgagacccttcgtcagggtctcagcctgaaacgtcgactgcacctcttcctagagatgctgcctggcctgctgcgtttaccagcaacttttacgtgtgttgcttgaatttccagcatctgcagaattcctgttgtttgaggtaTAGAGACCCAGGTTTTGAGATGAGGTGGGTTTCATGCAGTTATTCCATGAGCTCTTCATGCACATTGAACAAAATAATTACCAGAGTAATTTATGTTAAACCTCATATCACTGTGAAAGACTTGGGCAGTGGCATTTTCAAACAAACCTGCACTGTGCACTCAGCGGGCACTTTATCAAGTAAACCTGTACACCTTCTTGTTactgcaaacatctaatcagccaaccttgtggagcaactcgatgcataaaagcatgccgacatggtcaagaggttcagctatagttctgaccaaatatcagaatgctgaagaaatgtaatctaagtgactttgactgtgcaatgattgttggtgccagatggggtggtttgagcaatTTAGAAACTACTAATCTTTTGGGATTTTCATAAATAGCAGTCTCtggattttacagagaatggtgtgaaaaagaaaaaaaatacatccagtgagtggcagttttgtgggtgaggacaccttgttaatgagagacgtcagactagttcaagttgacaggaaggtgacagtaactcaaataaccacatgctacaacagtggtgtgcagaagagcatttctaaaCGCACAGGATAtagaatcttgaagtggatggattacagcaacagaagactatgaacatatatgcagtggccactttattgggcatAGGAGGTAACTGATAACGTAGCCACCAAGTATATAATCTTCAGGCAAATGAAACTCTGGTTTCACTGAATAAACAAACACTTTAACTCATGGTTTCCACCTATATTTTTCCTGGAATGAGGTTTAGAATCTAGGCTTCAGGTCAAAAAGATTAAAGGTGTTTATTTGTACAGCATATTGGTGGCGTCGTCATGAAGAAGGTtcttcccagtctccacccagctaacaggagtcacctgccactcattcccAACTCAtcgcctgcagcctatttaaacccaactcATTGCCTGCAGCATATTTAAACCCAACTCTCATCCTCAGCCCTTGTTCACCCATCGGACCAGCCAGCCTTCAGTTATCTTGTTGACTGTTGTGTTACGTATATCCATTCTCTCCCGTTTTGTGGCCCCTTGCGACTTGTTATTTTGCAGATTATTAGTAAAGGATCATTAACTGCTAAATCATCTCCACTGCTCAGTTTTTGGATCAGGCTTGCTCTACATTTCCTGAGAGAAGGCACAGCAACACCTGTGCTTTGTTAGGTGGTTGAGCAGATCTGGTACATCATCAAGGACTTGAtcaaatttcaacagatgtactgtggagagcattcaaaaTGGCTGCATCATCGTCGAGTGTGGAGGCACTAATGAACGGAATGGAAAGAGcgtgcagaggattgtaaactcaacTAGATCCCCATGATTGTGGCAGTGCCTTAAGAAGGCAGAATCCGCCACTAAGGACCCGTACCATCTGAGACATGCCCTCTTAACATTTCAactatcgggaaggaggtacaggagcccaaagacccaCACTCATTGCATCTAGTGTCACTCTATGTACAAACAATCTATGCATATAAACTAATTGTGTGTACTGTATTTATGGCCACACtcaaacagttacttgtacattgtgttttacaaaattgcttttatatttatattttttgagttttattgtgttttgtgcttattgtgttttttgcaacatcggatccagagtaacaatcattttgttctcctttacgctCGGGTACTGAAGAATCACAGTCAGCAATATTGAATCATGAATCTCAATGTTCTAGGAACTGCTTCTgtctctccgccatcagatttcgcATGActgttaacccatgacccctccctcgctattcctctttggaaccatttatttattgtaacttatagtgatttttatgtctttACACCGAACTGTTGCCaccaaacagcacatttcatatCCTAtaccagtgataatgaacctcaTTCTGATCCTGAGACAGAAACAGGATACCACCTTCCCTGAAATTAGTCTGAAACAGGAAGTGTTACCGATCTGAATCGTCTATAATTACACTGCACTGAGGGGAAATGCATAGAAATTCTCTTATTAATTTTGAATGGGCAATCGGTCTTTAACAATGGTGAGCCGATCCAGGATAGAACGTGATAGCTAGAGTCATTTTATCAATGAAGACGTTAGGTATCCCTAACCATTAGCAGCACCGCAATACAACAGCGAAGCATTCTGCGATATTGGACGAAATTGCTTCTAGTGAGCAAATTTTGTCTTAAAACAATAGACACTTGTTTCCAGGGGTTAAGTCAATACAGATCAGATTGCAAGGTTGACTATAAAATGCTGAGAGAGGAAATGGTACCTCATATTCACTAAATTATATATTGCAGTCCTATAGAGTCTTAGGCACAtcgatatagctagggtgcctaagacttctgcacaatgcagtatttgtcaacgtggagtggacagCGAGTTGGCCGATGCTAACTCCTCATCCCTGCTTAATGTTGGGTGTATCCTGTCATGACTTCAGGTGCCATCACGGAGGGTTGAAGCCTGCAGATTCTCCCACATTTGAATGATTCCAAATTCAAAGTCAATAAGGGCTAATGAGTGAAGTGGCTTTCCGGAGAATTCCGGGCTGCTGCAACCTGTAGTGGGGGCTGAAGATTAGCATTCTGATGGAAATGATACAAGAATCACCTGTCATTAAGGTCCCTTTGGGATGGTATTTTCAACCAAAAATGCAGGCAACAGTAAATCTTATAACCTGCCTCAGGCTCTGCAGCAACAAGACACATGGCTGGGAGAGGAGGTGGAATCTCGGCATGTCCGATTCTAGCAACTGGACACACTTGCTTTCTGCTCAGGGTGCCGAATTATACTTGTGCGTATGGGCTacaccgtagcctacgcaagtggcctacgccattgtgagcatttctacttgtgtgtgggtgtgtctgcgtcactctgcaattcacctcCAAaccgctagttggcggtggggtttctataccactgtgttgagtttcttcctgtACTTCAAAGAATGGCGATTGAAACTGAGTgcatcatgttggagttggagctcATGTTGAGATAAGAACGCTCAACTCACgttcttctctcttctctctcaattCTGAAATGGCGGAGAAGAAGAAGCAACTGGAAATGTGTAGGAGAAAATGCGAtactaccaagcggaccaatcacagttgttgcggtctgcgtcgccgcgacgagtagttacattttgggagaggtgcgcgttaggctatggcgtagggttcagcgtagagtacagcgtagggtacgcggctatgccgtacctactgcgtacatttgacgcagaagtataaattgggctttagACTGCGAGAGTGTGGCTCTGTCCAACAGAGTCTGGTGAGGAGGCGCTCAGCTGTAGCACAGTGAGTACAGCTCTGCTGTGCAACAATGCAACGTAGAACGTAAAGAGATCCTACAAACAGTCTCTCGTCTTTCCGCTGTCTTAGCTGTCCAGTGTTGTCTGAAGCTGGGATATCCCTTCACGTTTTCTCTGAAAACCCCAGACTAGTCGGACATACGTAGCTTCATTGGTCAGTTGTCCCAgagttagaatcaggtttaatatcaccgatacatattgtgaaatttgttgttttgcggcagcagtacaatgtaatacttaACAATGAACTCTGAATTACTATAAGAAATATTAGTATTGAATATACAATACTGTCCTGAAGTAACAATGAAATGAAAATTGGTAAATATTAGAAAATTTGCtacaaagagcagtaaacagtaaaaaactaaattaaatcaaTGCAGTATTTGGTGTGAACACCCTTTGccattaaaactgcatcaatccTTAGGCACACTGTCACTCAGTTTTATAAGGAAATCAGCCGGgtggttgttccaagcatcttggagaatttGCCACGATTGGTCTGCAGAATTTGTCCGTCTCGCTTGCtactgtctctccaggtaatcgcagacagcctcaatgatgttgagaaTAAGGTGCTGTCGAggtcataccatctgaaaccatataaggTATCTGgcgtgcctaagagttttgcacagtactgtatgtgtaaAAAGAGTGGGAAAAGAATGAGGGAGTGTacgtggattcattgtccattcagaaatctgatggtggagaggaaggcgCTGTTCCTAACGCCGTCCACCAtcgtacctcctctttgatggtggcaacaagaagagggcatgtcctgggtggtgggcgaATATGATGTTCTGACAGCCGATGTGGGCTTATGGCCCAAGAGCAGAGGATGAGACGCTGAAACGGATCACTGACTTTTAATAGGAACTGTCCAGAAttcaagaaaataaaacaataaacactagaccAACTAAAACTTTCAAACTGAAAGCAAACGTCAACATAGTGGCTCGGAAGCAGCACTGAACGCTACATATCAGCCCTTTATAGCGTCAATATAAATGACCCAACTTTCCTGGAACAAGCATAAAGGTGAGTAGGAAGTGTTGATTTTGCTGGGCTTTTGGTCAAGACCCAACAGGACTGAAACGACAAGAAGGGAATTAAATACAAGCATACTAAGACATGAGTTGGCTGGAAGGTGCATCTCACGAACATGATCACCAACTCCGCTCGCAGCCCATCCACGAGGGCGGTTTGATTCCA
It encodes the following:
- the camk2n1b gene encoding calcium/calmodulin-dependent protein kinase II inhibitor 1b, with the translated sequence MSQVMPYSEEKIAHYGDAAEVGQPLFTCRLQDTGNFFGSAPSKRAPKLGQIGRSKRVVIEDDRIDDVLKTMTEKSPPGV